A window from Chrysemys picta bellii isolate R12L10 chromosome 2, ASM1138683v2, whole genome shotgun sequence encodes these proteins:
- the LOC103305775 gene encoding recQ-mediated genome instability protein 2-like, with product MVGEPRSPPVKVLAAQLRLCRRAAGGPWLLGREEAGQGLLSVPVVGMQGIMLVVEAGGARGSSARLQDESGPFTVLGVERVPKGKYIMVMGLVHSRSPEPILQAVKMTDFSDNPIHRSM from the coding sequence ATGGTAGGGGAGCCGCGCAGCCCGCCGGTGAAGGTGCTGGCCGCCCAGCTGAGGCTGTGCCGGCGGGCCGCGGGTGGACCCTGGCTGCTGGGACGGGAGGAGGCCGGGCAGGGCCTTCTGTCGGTGCCGGTGGTGGGGATGCAGGGCATAATGCTGGTGGTGGAAGCCGGGGGCGCTCGGGGCAGCTCAGCCCGGCTGCAGGACGAGAGTGGCCCCTTCACAGTGCTGGGGGTGGAGCGGGTCCCCAAAGGAAAATATATAATGGTGATGGGCTTGGTACACTCCCGCAGTCCAGAGCCTATTCTTCAAGCTGTGAAGATGACAGATTTTTCTGATAATCCTATACACAGGAGCATGTAG